In Sesamum indicum cultivar Zhongzhi No. 13 linkage group LG1, S_indicum_v1.0, whole genome shotgun sequence, the sequence GAGTTTATGGTATTTGCTTAATGCCAAGCACAAAATCTTATGTGAATATTTCCTGGATTGCCCTATCAATTTGCATTTGTCCTGCCTGATAAAAGCATGTTTAAAGGTGGGCGGACTCGTGCTTACATGCCGTTGCTTCATTTGCATGTACAGCATTGCCATAACCTAATGTAGATGTGTAGTCCACACCTGGCTCTCAGGATTGCAATAATGATAGGATCCCACATGCACTTTCTAAGCTTTTTGTATTTGGAATGTGGCATTTTTGCTTTTCCTAAAGCTAGACACCGCTGCATGAGGACCCAAAAAGAGAAATTCTTTTCACACTAcatgttttcttgtttatgttGGGATTATTTTTCACGTTTAAGTAAACTTAAGTTCGCATTCACTACCTACTTCTGTACTTGGGAAAGCATTGGAAAATTCTAACATGCTTNNNNNNNNNNTTCCTGGATGTTACAGGAACTGCGATCTACATATTGTTGATGcagttttcattttctctacTGTCTCATGtcatttttcttgacaaatggCAGAATTAGAAATGGAAAGAGATACATGTTAAAATGTTGGCAAACTTCAATTGGAATTTCATCACTTAAGTAATTTTGGTTAAGTATCTTAATAGGTGTGAGCTCGTGAAATAAAGATGGTGAAACTGACACTGATAGCTCGTGTTACTGATGGCCTTCCACTAGTAGAGGGACTGGATGATGGCCGTGATGTGCCTGATGCTGACTTTTATAAGCAACAAGTTAAGGCTTTGTTCAAAAACCTCTCAAGAGGCCAGAATGAGCCGTCGAGAATGTCAATTGAAACAGGACCCTACATTTTCCAGTATCTTTTGCATATTTGTTGAAGGTTTTTaaattctgaaatattttattaggaaAGCACCTATATATGCTGTTTTGTCACtttatttggaaaagaaaaactcaacCATGGATAGTAATCATTCCTAGAAGCTGCTCCTCTATCTGAATCTGGTCTGTGGTTTGCCAAGGATCTAGAGGTTATTGCAAAATACTGGAAATGgatattttgcttcttttcaTCCATCAGTTGGATATTTTAAATCTCTTTGCCATTATGTTGTGACGGTTCCTTTTGAATTAACAGTTGGCAGCCATTCCCTTACGTAGTTTAGATAAGACTTGGCATCTAACATGTACTCAAAACTTCAATTTGTGTAAGTAGTATTCTCTTTTCCTCCGTTGGTGCAAAGTTAATTCCTTAATTTGGGAGCCTAGTTATATCATTGAAGGGCGTGTGTGCTATTTGACAATGTGTGATCGTGCTTATCCTAAGAAACTTGCCTTTCAATATCTGGAAGACctcaaaaatgaatttgagcGTGTGTATGGGAATCAGATTGAAACTGCTGGGAGACCATATGCTTTCATTAAATTTGGTAAGTTTGTGCATTCTCTTATTTCTACATGTAGGTAGTATTTTGTAGTACTTCCTTTtcatattgttttattttcttataactGGTCTATCCTGCTTTTGCCAGATACATTCATGCAGAAGACAAAGAAACTGTACCAGGATACAAGAACTCAACGGAATATTGCAAAGTTGAATGATGAACTGTATGAAGTGCACCAGATAATGACCCGCAATGTACAAGAAGTTCTTGGTGTTGGTGAAAAGTTGGATCGTGAGtgatttttttcatcaattctttTACTATTGCCGAGGTCTCCGTTGTTGAGCATTGGTATACGAAAGTAATTAtggaataataaaataacctGGCCTCTCAATACTTTCCTGGGTTGTCCTCTTTGCAGgatcaaaatatatgaaatatgtaCTTCATTTCCTTTCACGTCaggactttttttttttgggcatTATGTGTACCTCTTGTTTCTTTCCCGCTGAATATTTAACATTATATCTTTCCACTATCAACTTTTGCAGAGGTCAGCCAAATGTCCAGTCGCTTGACATCTGAATCCCGCATATATGCAGATAAGGCAAAAGATTTGAACCGTCAGGTTAGTTTGATAACTTTTCCGGTGCAACAGGTTCTGATTTATGGATTTGACGATATGGATCTTACTGCACTGATGTTtccaatattttctttgtataaCTGGAAAGTCGTTTTCCCACACATGTCCAGCAAGCAGTGAGTTTAAGGCTGTGTGTCTGAGACTAACCTTGTTTTTTGGCACTGAAGAACGAACATCAGTGGCAGTTCTTAAGTTATTAATTTGGAATGTCTCCATTAACCCACCCTAAAATAGCACCGGTTCAATTTCCTTGTTCACTTATAAATGATTTATCATTGACTGTAGGCTTTGATTCGGAAGTGGGCCCCTGTTGCTGTTGTTCTAGGAGTTGTTTTCCTCCTCCTTTGGGTCAGAAACAAGTTTTGGTGATGCTGCATCCGTTTGCAGTTGATGGAGCTGTTTCAGTTTCTCTAAACTTCTTTTGCAGTTTCCTCATGGTTGCATTTCAACCTACACGATCATGTCGAAAAATCTGTTACAAGGACACCCGATTTTGAGGATACTACAAACTAAGCCATGCCAGCTAAATAGGAATATATGATCGAGTGACAAATTGATAGTAACGTATCAGAAAAGCCTACCTGTTTGTGGGCTTATACACAGTTTATCCACAGTCTGTTATAAACATCTTTTCAAGATCTTTTAGCCTAAGAATAGTGCGTGTAAGTTTTGCGTCAACATTGTAATATTGAGGTGGTCATGTATGCTATCAACCTGCAAATTAGTACAGAaacatctaatttttgtgcAAATTTATGGGTTCACAGCTGTAAGAATTAGGGGTTCATTGATCATTGTATTTCTCGAACCGTCTTTACCACAGTAACTGGCAATTTCTTCATAGTTATTTTCTTNNNNNNNNNNTGCCTCAATTGAATTGTTGTGGAGTCACTGTGCGGTCAGAGTTTCAGAAGGGCTTCATCTTCCTACTTTGGAGCACTTAGGTGGGTTCGGGGCATTAATGGCTTCAGATCAGTATTGACTTGGTCAACCCGTCAACAGTGTTTCTTGTTAGCTCATTTTATCAATCACCAAAAAATCTGATGGTTGTCAGagaccactacaaaatgttgtagttttgaaccctgagCTTGGTGGGTTTAGctattttgatttccttcctgctaatagcaatctctataattttcacccttaaATCACATagtagtttctgtagcattATCTTGATTTTTGGATTCCCGCatagaagagggagaatgATCCTTTTGTCCaggaataattaatcatttatatatactgtagttgatgcttgactcatgctgCATTtcgttttcaattttatcgaccagaaacttgagaagttttgctgaatcaTGCCCCCTCCTTATTCCGACTTTTTCATTGccttgtctgtgcgtctttttcttttgtgtgtgtgtgtatggtgTGTGTGCTTAttatgtgtgtgggggggggggggggggggggtgtgtttTGGGGTGCATTTTGAacgtgtgtgtatgtgtgtatcacagtagaacatgttttacttccagtTTCAAACTAGAAgtgagatgttgcttttatcttatgcaccaacgaatgtcatctgcgtcttgttacatttgtcattctccttcaatttttaagtcttcatttctatctacaggTATTGTgtaggatgtcaccatagtttcgcaatattttatgatgtatggatgattgataaaatctgataaatgccttgggtggttatgatctgctaaccaatttttaaattggttgccagcgaccactacaaaatgttgtagttcTGAACCTTGAGTTTAGTgcgtttagccattttgattccCTTCCTGCTATTAGCGgtctttataattttcacccttgaatcacatagtagtttctgtagcatcaccttgatttttgggtaccTGCATGGAAGAGAGAGAATGGTCCTTTTGCTTGGGaataattaatcagttatatatgttgtagctgatgcttgactcatgtttgtgcttacatgtggcttactATTTATTaggtaaagaactaatcattcacctgcccaagtttctgttatttttctgccttcaggtacttatggGCAGTTTCGTACATATTTTTAACAGTTtcctagtaatgtggttttggtattgtAGAAACTAagatattaggcctataagttgttgaatctgtggtgttgcttgataaatgCACAGCTGTACCTgtggctcttctttagaaagaTAATTCCTTTACTGGAAGGAGACATtaactttaactttttggaagagagataagtttcatgaagtaatcaaaatccattacaagttttatgctaactttgttaaagattgaggcgtcttgtgtgatttatgtttcttgtcgcttaagcttttgttgaaatgccttagtaaatacaaagctagcccagtgctaattgcttttgttaaccatcccatgtattcatagcattttttattttggattactttctgatctcatgttgcttttgagcagtatgggtagttggattaccttgaaggttcttttctatttttttttttgtttttctttttaaggaattgaagGCACTTTTATGAATTAGGTAAATCGCAGAAATTGAAGCGCTGgcgaagaaaaaggaagagtaggaaggagaaggggaggaggaggagtcaccATCATTCTTCTAATGATTCTGTTGATCTGCGGCATAAAGGGAGGAGTAGAAGGCATATTAAGACTATGATTCTGACGCCAGTACTTTAGATGATTCGCGAGTAGTAGGGGCAAGGAGCGGTCTAAGAAGAAGAGCAGGAAACATCGTCATGAAGAGGACTAGCTTCTAGAGTGGGTGATATGTCTTGTGCTTTTAAGGTTCCTCTAAACTGTTGCTAAGTGtgccctattcaatctttaatctggtggttgatgagcttcttgatgaaaaccactttagtttagtggacaatgcattagtatggtgcatttgctattttttagtttgatataatgtatcattttaattgctttgttcttctggttgtaaaaaattctgatatttactgagtattcTATTTGTGATTCCGACATGTGATTggtcctgttagttgaaatattgcagtaatgctttgaattt encodes:
- the LOC105163004 gene encoding 25.3 kDa vesicle transport protein-like gives rise to the protein MVKLTLIARVTDGLPLVEGLDDGRDVPDADFYKQQVKALFKNLSRGQNEPSRMSIETGPYIFHYIIEGRVCYLTMCDRAYPKKLAFQYLEDLKNEFERVYGNQIETAGRPYAFIKFDTFMQKTKKLYQDTRTQRNIAKLNDELYEVHQIMTRNVQEVLGVGEKLDQVSQMSSRLTSESRIYADKAKDLNRQALIRKWAPVAVVLGVVFLLLWVRNKFW